A window of Tautonia plasticadhaerens contains these coding sequences:
- the rnhA gene encoding ribonuclease HI, with protein sequence MNPPDPAAPDDLVQLFTDGACSGNPGPGGWGFMLRHPASGTVRCDSGAEPQTTNNRMELMGAIKGLEALNRRVTVALVTDSQYLAKGIKEWMPNWKRNGWMRKERGQLKPVSNEDLWRRIDELVAAQDVRVEHVLGHRGHPENEAVDRLAVAAIKSLTAAGRLD encoded by the coding sequence ATGAACCCGCCCGACCCGGCCGCGCCGGACGACCTCGTCCAGCTCTTCACCGACGGGGCCTGTAGCGGCAATCCCGGCCCCGGCGGCTGGGGCTTCATGCTCCGCCACCCCGCCTCCGGCACCGTCCGGTGCGATTCGGGGGCCGAGCCCCAGACGACCAACAATCGGATGGAGCTGATGGGGGCGATCAAGGGCCTGGAGGCCCTGAACCGTCGCGTCACCGTCGCGCTGGTCACCGACAGCCAGTACCTCGCCAAGGGCATCAAGGAATGGATGCCCAACTGGAAGCGCAACGGCTGGATGCGGAAGGAGCGGGGCCAGCTGAAGCCCGTCTCCAACGAGGACCTCTGGCGACGGATCGACGAGCTGGTGGCGGCCCAGGACGTCCGGGTCGAGCACGTCCTCGGCCATCGGGGGCATCCCGAGAACGAGGCGGTCGACCGGCTGGCCGTCGCCGCGATCAAGTCCCTGACGGCCGCCGGCCGGCTCGACTGA
- the amrB gene encoding AmmeMemoRadiSam system protein B produces the protein MLIRPPAAAGRFFPSDPERLRTVVKALIDGAGPAGAETPKALIAPHAGYAFSGAVAALAMATLRAGRGRIRRVVLLGTAHSRVLGLATTRAEGFETPIGVVPVDRGAIEAVADLPQVSVDDRAHRVDHALEVELPMLQVVLDRFEIAPFLVGRCTPGEVAEVIDRLWGGEETVIVVSSDLSHFHQADEASRIDRQTADAIEALEPDRLAEGSACGRRAIAGLLIAARGRGLGVKTLALRNSGESGGPPDRVVGYGAFAIGPSGAS, from the coding sequence ATGCTCATCCGCCCCCCCGCGGCGGCCGGCCGCTTCTTCCCGAGTGACCCGGAACGGCTTCGCACGGTGGTCAAGGCCCTGATCGATGGGGCCGGCCCCGCCGGAGCCGAGACGCCGAAGGCCCTCATCGCCCCGCACGCGGGATACGCCTTCTCCGGGGCGGTGGCCGCCTTGGCGATGGCGACTCTGAGGGCGGGTCGAGGCCGGATCCGGAGGGTCGTGCTGCTGGGGACGGCCCATTCCCGGGTCCTCGGGCTAGCAACCACCCGGGCCGAAGGGTTCGAGACGCCGATCGGCGTCGTGCCGGTGGACCGCGGGGCGATCGAGGCGGTGGCGGATCTGCCCCAGGTGTCGGTCGACGACCGGGCGCATCGGGTCGACCACGCGTTGGAGGTCGAATTGCCGATGCTCCAGGTCGTGCTCGATCGGTTTGAAATCGCCCCGTTCCTGGTGGGGCGATGCACCCCGGGCGAGGTGGCCGAGGTGATCGATCGGCTCTGGGGGGGCGAGGAGACGGTGATCGTCGTCTCCTCGGACCTCAGCCATTTCCACCAGGCGGACGAGGCGAGTCGGATCGACCGGCAGACGGCCGACGCGATCGAGGCCCTCGAACCGGATCGGCTCGCAGAGGGCTCGGCCTGCGGGAGGAGGGCGATCGCCGGGCTCCTGATCGCCGCGCGGGGGCGGGGTCTGGGGGTGAAGACCCTGGCCCTCCGCAATTCCGGGGAGTCCGGCGGTCCCCCCGACCGGGTCGTCGGCTACGGGGCGTTCGCGATCGGGCCGTCCGGGGCCTCCTGA
- the amrS gene encoding AmmeMemoRadiSam system radical SAM enzyme: protein MSTELNASIVPTKYWHALDDGRIQCDLCPRFCKLREGQRGFCFVRARQDDQVVLTTYGRSSGFCVDPIEKKPLYHFLPGTPILSFGTAGCNLGCKFCQNWDISKSRELDTLADLASPGRIAGAADRLGCRGVAFTYNDPVIFHEYAIDVALACRERGIRAVAVTAGEVCAGPRAEFYRHMDAANVDLKGFTERFYREVAAGHLQPVLETLEYLKHETDVWFELTTLLIPGQNDSDAELDAMTGWVVDRLGPDVPMHFTAFHPDYRMQETPVTPPATLRRARGIALRNGVRYAYVGNVHDPEADSTICHSCGTLLVGRDWYELTTWGLSPDGRCPSCGTPCAGVFEPEPGRWGRKRLPVSLKGTD from the coding sequence ATGAGTACGGAATTGAACGCGTCGATCGTCCCGACGAAGTACTGGCATGCCCTCGACGACGGCCGGATCCAGTGCGACCTCTGCCCCCGGTTCTGCAAGCTCCGGGAGGGCCAGCGCGGCTTCTGCTTCGTCCGGGCCCGGCAGGACGACCAGGTCGTCCTCACCACCTACGGCCGCTCCAGCGGCTTCTGCGTCGACCCCATCGAGAAGAAGCCGCTCTATCACTTCCTGCCCGGCACCCCCATCCTGTCGTTCGGCACGGCCGGCTGCAACCTCGGGTGCAAATTCTGCCAGAACTGGGACATCAGCAAGTCTCGCGAGCTTGATACGCTGGCCGACCTCGCCTCCCCCGGTCGCATCGCCGGCGCCGCCGACCGCCTCGGCTGCCGGGGCGTCGCGTTCACGTATAACGACCCGGTCATCTTCCACGAATATGCGATCGACGTGGCCCTCGCCTGCCGAGAGCGGGGGATCCGGGCCGTGGCCGTCACCGCCGGGGAGGTCTGCGCCGGGCCCCGGGCCGAGTTCTACCGCCACATGGACGCGGCCAACGTCGACCTGAAGGGCTTCACCGAGCGGTTCTACCGCGAGGTCGCCGCCGGGCACCTGCAACCGGTGCTGGAGACGCTCGAATACCTCAAGCACGAGACCGACGTCTGGTTCGAGCTGACCACCCTGCTCATCCCCGGCCAGAACGACTCCGACGCCGAGCTCGACGCCATGACCGGTTGGGTCGTCGACCGGCTCGGCCCCGACGTGCCGATGCACTTCACCGCCTTCCATCCCGACTACCGAATGCAGGAGACCCCCGTCACCCCCCCGGCGACCCTCCGACGGGCCCGGGGGATCGCGCTCCGCAACGGGGTCCGCTACGCCTACGTCGGCAACGTCCACGACCCGGAGGCCGACAGCACCATTTGCCACTCCTGCGGCACGCTCCTCGTCGGCCGAGACTGGTACGAGCTGACCACATGGGGCCTCTCCCCGGACGGCCGATGCCCCTCGTGCGGCACCCCGTGCGCCGGGGTCTTCGAGCCGGAGCCGGGCCGTTGGGGGCGGAAACGGTTGCCCGTCTCGCTGAAGGGGACCGATTGA
- a CDS encoding endonuclease/exonuclease/phosphatase family protein, whose amino-acid sequence MPDPPRRLTALASALLLLHSAATPGVAQEPFRLRVLSYNINSGAGDDSRVDYDRITAAIRAAEPDVIALQEVDRGMVRTGNVDQARLLAGRLELEHAFGGNFEFLGGEFGNAVLSRFPIAEVSNHPLPSPDGGEPRGALEAILDPEDGPTFRLISTQLDHRRDERNRVAAAEWLASLADSPGASPAVLAGDLNAPPGSAPVDRLLERWTPLERGPLRTVPARGPRTQFDHILVAPAGRWRVVETRVLEQPDASDHLPVLAVLELVPASP is encoded by the coding sequence GTGCCCGATCCGCCTCGCCGCCTCACGGCGCTCGCCTCGGCGTTGCTCCTGCTCCACTCGGCCGCTACGCCGGGGGTCGCCCAGGAGCCCTTCCGCCTCCGGGTCCTCAGCTACAACATCAACTCCGGGGCGGGAGACGATTCCCGGGTCGACTACGACCGGATCACGGCGGCGATCCGGGCCGCCGAGCCGGACGTGATCGCCCTCCAGGAGGTCGATCGGGGGATGGTCCGCACCGGCAACGTCGACCAGGCGAGGCTGCTGGCCGGGCGTCTGGAGCTGGAGCACGCCTTCGGCGGGAACTTCGAGTTCCTCGGCGGCGAGTTCGGCAACGCGGTCCTCTCCCGGTTCCCGATCGCCGAGGTCTCGAATCATCCCCTCCCTTCTCCCGACGGGGGGGAACCTCGGGGGGCGCTGGAGGCGATCCTCGATCCCGAGGACGGCCCGACCTTCCGCCTCATCAGCACCCAGCTCGATCACCGCCGCGACGAGCGCAACCGCGTCGCCGCCGCCGAGTGGCTCGCCTCGCTGGCCGACTCCCCCGGGGCGTCCCCCGCCGTGCTCGCCGGGGACCTGAACGCCCCGCCGGGCTCGGCCCCGGTGGACCGGCTCCTCGAGCGCTGGACCCCGCTCGAGCGCGGGCCGCTGCGGACCGTCCCGGCCCGGGGACCCAGGACGCAGTTCGACCACATCCTCGTGGCCCCGGCCGGACGCTGGCGGGTGGTCGAGACCCGGGTGCTGGAGCAGCCGGACGCGTCCGACCACCTCCCCGTGCTCGCGGTGCTCGAACTCGTCCCCGCCTCGCCCTGA
- a CDS encoding DUF1553 domain-containing protein: MRSPAAPIRSALPVMFALVTALPGVGVAGEDQPIDFARDVAPILESHCLSCHTTENRKGGVALSTGEDLIGLEYVLVGDPDASDLIALVTPEAEGGRPRMPLKGDPLSAEQVDTLRRWIASGADWPEGLTLSAGETEIWWSLRPLTEASPPEPGGILDAWKSNPIDRFVFEKMAGAGLSPSPPADCRTLIRRASFDLVGLPPTPEEVDAFVDDDRPDAYEHLIDRLLASPHYGERWGRHWLDVVRFGESNGFERNVLINNAWPFRDAMIRAFNEDRPFDRLVLEHLAGDVIGAGDPAVEVGTAFLVCGPYDDVGNLDPVQAAQIRANTVDDMVRATGEAFLGLTVGCARCHDHKFDPILQRDYYALADALSGVHHDSRVVATGEQRRQDAERRAPLIADRDRLNAEIASLREAIRSRAEADAAGIEAEWTRPSVDRTGTEESFDPIEARFVRLVVEGLDTDPDRSAGARLEEFQVWTPGDAPRNVALASNGGSAEGPSRVAEDFADAYSADLTIDGRFGSRWISGGDRLTITLARPETIARVWFSSDRSGAAGDLGEATFVGEYRIEASTDGESWVVVASSHDRRPANEAHRQRRLFDREASPEDLARLDRLRDELDQVNASLAAIPPLPEWWVGSFREPEGPSRVFLGGDPQRPGDPVTTSSLSALGHLDSAFSLPADTPEAGRRLALARWIVAEDNPLTPRVLANRLWLGHFGAGIVATPSDFGAMGGEPSHPELLDWLAGQVRRNGWRLKPMHRLIMTSQAYRQSSAFRAEAASVDGDSRLLWRFPPRRLSGEEVRDAILSIAGALDPEMGGPGFRLYRYLEDNVATYVPLDAPGPETYRRAVYHQNARAMRVDLLTDFDCPDPAAAAPRRSSTTTPLQALTLLNHEFTLDMARALASRLSRDSGDDPEAQVRLAFELAFARGPDDAERAAAVALIDRHGLDAFCRAILNANELISLD; the protein is encoded by the coding sequence ATGAGATCGCCCGCCGCACCGATCCGATCCGCCTTGCCGGTGATGTTCGCGCTGGTCACGGCCCTCCCGGGGGTGGGTGTCGCGGGAGAGGATCAGCCGATCGACTTCGCCCGGGACGTGGCCCCGATTTTGGAGTCGCATTGCCTCTCCTGCCACACGACGGAGAATCGCAAGGGGGGCGTCGCGCTCTCGACGGGCGAGGATCTGATCGGCCTCGAATACGTCCTCGTCGGCGACCCCGACGCCAGCGACCTGATCGCCCTGGTCACCCCCGAGGCCGAAGGGGGACGCCCCCGGATGCCGCTCAAGGGCGACCCGCTCTCGGCCGAGCAGGTCGACACCCTCCGACGCTGGATCGCCTCCGGGGCCGACTGGCCGGAGGGTCTGACCCTCTCGGCCGGGGAGACGGAGATCTGGTGGTCCCTCCGCCCGCTGACGGAGGCCTCCCCTCCCGAGCCGGGGGGCATCCTCGACGCCTGGAAATCGAACCCGATCGACCGATTCGTCTTCGAGAAAATGGCCGGGGCGGGCCTCTCGCCGTCCCCCCCGGCCGACTGCCGGACGCTGATCCGTCGGGCCTCCTTCGACCTGGTCGGCCTGCCGCCGACACCCGAGGAGGTCGACGCCTTCGTCGACGACGATCGGCCCGACGCCTATGAACACCTGATCGATCGCCTGCTCGCCTCCCCCCACTATGGCGAGCGCTGGGGGAGGCACTGGCTCGACGTGGTCCGGTTCGGCGAGAGCAACGGCTTCGAGCGGAATGTCCTGATCAACAACGCCTGGCCCTTCCGGGACGCCATGATCCGGGCCTTCAACGAGGACAGGCCGTTCGACCGCCTCGTCCTCGAACACCTGGCCGGCGACGTGATCGGCGCGGGGGATCCGGCGGTCGAGGTCGGCACCGCGTTCCTCGTCTGCGGCCCGTATGACGACGTCGGCAACCTGGACCCGGTGCAGGCCGCCCAGATCCGGGCGAACACGGTCGACGACATGGTCCGGGCCACCGGGGAGGCGTTCCTGGGGCTCACCGTCGGCTGTGCCCGATGCCACGACCACAAGTTCGACCCGATCCTCCAGCGCGACTATTACGCCCTCGCCGACGCCCTCTCCGGCGTCCATCACGACTCCCGGGTCGTCGCCACGGGGGAGCAACGCAGGCAAGACGCCGAGCGACGGGCCCCGCTGATCGCCGACCGGGACCGCCTCAACGCCGAGATCGCCTCGCTCCGAGAGGCCATCCGTTCCCGGGCGGAGGCCGACGCCGCCGGGATCGAGGCCGAGTGGACGCGCCCCTCCGTCGATCGCACCGGCACCGAGGAATCCTTCGATCCGATCGAGGCCCGCTTCGTCCGCCTCGTCGTCGAGGGGCTCGACACCGACCCGGACCGATCGGCCGGCGCCCGGCTCGAGGAGTTCCAGGTCTGGACCCCCGGGGACGCACCCCGCAACGTCGCCCTCGCCTCCAACGGCGGTTCGGCCGAGGGCCCCAGCCGGGTCGCCGAGGACTTCGCCGATGCCTACAGCGCCGATCTGACCATCGACGGCCGCTTCGGCTCCCGATGGATCTCGGGAGGAGACCGCCTGACCATCACCCTCGCCCGCCCCGAGACGATCGCCCGGGTCTGGTTCAGCAGCGACCGATCCGGGGCCGCCGGGGACCTGGGGGAGGCCACCTTCGTCGGCGAGTATCGGATCGAGGCCTCGACCGACGGCGAGTCCTGGGTCGTGGTCGCCTCCTCCCACGACCGACGCCCGGCCAACGAGGCCCACCGCCAGAGGCGCCTGTTCGACCGGGAGGCCTCGCCCGAAGACCTCGCCCGGCTCGATCGCCTCCGGGACGAACTGGATCAGGTCAACGCGTCCCTGGCCGCCATCCCGCCGTTGCCCGAGTGGTGGGTCGGCAGCTTCCGAGAGCCGGAGGGCCCGTCCCGCGTCTTCCTCGGCGGCGACCCCCAGCGCCCGGGGGACCCCGTCACCACCTCCAGCCTCTCGGCCCTCGGCCACCTCGATTCCGCCTTCTCCCTCCCGGCCGACACCCCCGAGGCGGGGCGCCGGCTCGCCCTCGCCCGCTGGATCGTGGCCGAGGACAACCCGCTGACGCCCCGGGTTCTGGCCAACCGCCTCTGGCTCGGCCACTTCGGAGCCGGCATCGTCGCCACGCCCAGCGACTTCGGCGCGATGGGGGGCGAGCCCTCCCACCCCGAGCTGCTCGACTGGCTCGCCGGGCAGGTCCGCCGGAATGGCTGGCGGCTGAAGCCGATGCACCGGCTCATCATGACTTCGCAGGCCTATCGGCAATCCTCCGCCTTCCGGGCCGAGGCCGCTTCCGTCGACGGCGATTCCCGGCTGCTCTGGCGGTTCCCCCCGCGCCGCCTCTCCGGCGAGGAGGTCCGGGACGCGATCCTGAGCATCGCCGGGGCGCTCGACCCCGAGATGGGGGGGCCCGGGTTCCGGCTCTACCGCTACCTGGAGGACAACGTCGCCACGTACGTCCCGCTCGACGCCCCCGGCCCCGAGACGTACCGCCGGGCCGTCTACCACCAGAACGCCCGGGCCATGCGGGTCGACCTGCTCACCGACTTCGACTGCCCCGACCCCGCCGCCGCCGCCCCCCGGCGATCCAGCACGACCACCCCGCTCCAGGCCCTCACCCTGCTCAACCACGAGTTCACCCTGGACATGGCCCGGGCCCTCGCCTCCCGCCTCTCCCGGGACTCGGGAGACGACCCCGAGGCCCAGGTCCGCCTCGCCTTCGAGCTGGCCTTCGCCCGGGGGCCGGACGACGCCGAACGCGCCGCCGCCGTCGCCCTGATCGACCGCCACGGACTCGACGCCTTCTGCCGGGCGATCCTGAACGCGAACGAGCTGATCTCCCTGGACTAA
- a CDS encoding amidohydrolase family protein, translated as MNSDATPDPISRRDFLRGAAASAALGAAAPPRPARAITPLPGEIPVIDCHAHLHHHSRDGWQADDLALIEVADRLGIDRLCCSMLTPRRPASAEGFRECNRWVAEAMARHDGRVLGYCYVNPGHPQEAIDEIRRCVEDHGFIGVKLYNEHRCTDPVVFPVVEAAIDLRVPILHHAGHGHHPYPGQPNISDGGDLAELSRRYPEAMLICAHVCGGGDWEWTIKALRHAPGVRLDLSGSVTDDGVVEYAADLLGVDRLLFGCDMSMTAGVGRIRGADLDDEAKAKILGGNMLELLGRRPS; from the coding sequence ATGAACTCGGACGCAACCCCCGACCCGATCTCCCGACGCGACTTCCTCCGAGGGGCGGCCGCCTCGGCCGCCCTCGGGGCCGCCGCCCCGCCGCGACCGGCCCGGGCGATCACGCCCCTCCCGGGAGAGATCCCGGTCATCGACTGCCACGCCCACCTGCACCATCACAGCCGGGACGGCTGGCAGGCCGACGACCTCGCCCTGATCGAGGTGGCCGACCGCCTGGGCATCGACCGGCTCTGCTGCTCGATGCTCACCCCCCGACGCCCGGCCTCGGCCGAGGGATTCCGGGAGTGCAACCGCTGGGTCGCCGAGGCGATGGCCCGCCACGACGGCCGAGTCCTGGGCTATTGCTACGTCAACCCCGGCCACCCGCAGGAGGCGATCGACGAGATCCGCCGATGTGTCGAGGACCACGGGTTCATCGGCGTGAAGCTCTACAACGAGCACCGCTGCACCGACCCGGTCGTCTTCCCGGTCGTCGAGGCCGCGATCGACCTCCGCGTGCCGATCCTCCACCACGCCGGGCACGGCCACCATCCCTACCCCGGCCAGCCGAATATCTCCGACGGCGGCGACCTGGCCGAGTTGTCCCGGCGCTACCCAGAGGCCATGCTCATCTGCGCCCACGTCTGCGGCGGGGGGGACTGGGAGTGGACGATCAAGGCCCTCCGCCACGCCCCTGGCGTCCGGCTCGACCTCAGCGGCAGCGTCACCGATGATGGCGTCGTCGAGTATGCCGCCGACCTCCTCGGGGTCGACCGCCTGCTGTTCGGCTGCGACATGTCCATGACCGCCGGCGTCGGCCGCATCCGGGGGGCCGACCTCGACGACGAGGCGAAGGCGAAGATCCTCGGCGGGAACATGCTCGAGCTGCTCGGGAGGCGCCCCTCGTGA
- a CDS encoding amidohydrolase family protein, which yields MIVDVNAHLGPFAFRRLRHQSAESLLGLMDSRGIDVAFVSSAAAITHRNTQPANEDLADEARPHPDRLVPFAVINPSYAGWEDDLSACVDLGFRGLRLYPNWHAYELTSGPCLDLVDRATERRMILSLPIRVEDPRQQSWLVDVPDVPLDRVAALVAARPGARFHLVNGRGYVGSPLGRKDGGLPDNYRIDLARLDVLLRDEVETLLDSLGPDRLLFGTGIPFQYPDPTLAKIDVLDPPPEVRERILSRNAMEWLDGP from the coding sequence GTGATCGTCGACGTCAACGCCCACCTCGGGCCCTTCGCCTTCCGGAGGCTCCGGCATCAGTCCGCCGAATCCCTCCTCGGCCTGATGGATTCCAGGGGGATCGACGTCGCCTTCGTCTCCAGCGCCGCCGCCATCACGCATCGGAACACCCAGCCGGCCAACGAGGACCTGGCCGACGAGGCAAGGCCCCACCCCGACCGGCTGGTCCCGTTCGCCGTCATCAACCCGTCCTACGCCGGCTGGGAAGACGACCTGTCGGCCTGCGTCGACCTCGGGTTCCGGGGCCTGCGGCTCTACCCGAACTGGCATGCCTATGAATTGACCTCGGGCCCCTGCCTCGACCTCGTCGACCGGGCGACCGAGCGGAGGATGATCCTCTCCCTCCCGATCCGGGTCGAGGATCCTCGCCAGCAGAGCTGGCTCGTCGACGTGCCCGACGTGCCGCTCGACCGGGTCGCCGCCCTCGTCGCCGCCCGGCCGGGGGCCCGGTTCCACCTCGTCAACGGCCGGGGCTACGTCGGCTCCCCCCTGGGACGCAAGGACGGCGGCCTGCCCGACAACTACCGGATCGACCTCGCCCGCCTCGACGTCCTCCTCCGGGACGAGGTCGAGACGCTCCTCGACTCCCTCGGCCCCGACCGGCTCCTGTTCGGCACCGGCATCCCGTTCCAGTATCCCGACCCGACCCTCGCCAAGATCGACGTCCTCGACCCGCCCCCCGAGGTCCGGGAGCGGATCCTCTCCCGGAACGCGATGGAATGGCTCGACGGGCCCTGA
- a CDS encoding DUF1501 domain-containing protein has protein sequence MPDHPDDRRAHALIGRVVDRRGFLGQSFRGLAGIGLAGLLADDLLASTPRGPDEAGSAAWIPGRGMTHVPARAKRVLQVFCPGAASHLDLWEHKPELDRRHGEPLPGEEDFLSFQGKNGNLMRSPWPFARRGESGKAISSLLPHMARHVDDIAFVHSMTSKTNTHGPGCVFMNTGHDTEGFPATGSWLSYALGRENEDLPAYVSLPDIRGEPPNGKANWSNGFLPARHQAIVLADHQPIRNLERPEGISAAEEDATLDYLGLLNARHAEARPGDEELQARIAAYELAGRMQVSAPEVSDLASEPSSIHRLYGTDDPNPLKAAYARNCLLARRLLERGVRCVNLYCASRASGVDGLLNWDAHRTLKPDYERHAPIFDQPTAALLSDLKARGLMDETLVLWTTEFGRMPTHQQGTTGRDHNPDGFTCWMMGAGVKGGTSFGATDPFGRRAEVDPVTVWDFYATVLQLLGFDHTRLTYYHNGLDRRLTDVHGNVLKAILA, from the coding sequence ATGCCTGATCACCCCGACGATCGCCGGGCCCACGCCCTGATCGGCCGAGTCGTGGACCGCCGAGGGTTCCTCGGCCAGTCGTTCCGCGGCCTCGCCGGCATCGGCCTCGCGGGCCTGCTGGCCGACGACCTGCTCGCATCGACACCGAGGGGGCCAGACGAGGCCGGGTCCGCCGCCTGGATCCCGGGCCGGGGCATGACCCACGTCCCGGCCCGGGCGAAGCGGGTGCTCCAGGTCTTCTGCCCCGGGGCCGCCTCGCACCTCGACCTCTGGGAGCACAAGCCGGAGCTGGACCGCCGACACGGCGAGCCGCTGCCCGGAGAGGAGGACTTCCTCTCCTTCCAGGGCAAGAACGGCAACCTGATGCGCAGCCCCTGGCCGTTCGCCCGGCGGGGGGAGAGCGGCAAGGCGATTTCAAGCCTCCTGCCCCACATGGCCCGGCACGTGGACGACATCGCCTTCGTCCACTCCATGACCTCGAAGACGAACACCCACGGGCCCGGGTGCGTGTTCATGAACACCGGGCACGACACCGAGGGGTTCCCCGCCACCGGCTCCTGGCTCAGCTACGCCCTCGGCCGGGAGAACGAGGACCTGCCCGCCTACGTCTCCCTGCCCGACATCCGGGGGGAGCCGCCCAACGGCAAGGCCAACTGGTCCAACGGCTTCCTCCCGGCCCGGCACCAGGCGATCGTCCTGGCCGACCACCAGCCGATCCGCAACCTCGAACGGCCCGAGGGCATCTCCGCCGCCGAGGAAGACGCCACGCTCGACTACCTCGGGCTGCTCAACGCCCGGCACGCCGAGGCCCGCCCCGGCGACGAGGAGTTGCAGGCGAGGATCGCCGCCTACGAGCTGGCCGGGAGGATGCAGGTCTCCGCGCCGGAGGTCTCCGACCTCGCCTCCGAACCCTCGTCGATCCACCGCCTCTACGGCACGGACGACCCCAACCCGCTGAAGGCCGCCTACGCCCGCAACTGCCTGCTCGCCCGGCGACTGCTGGAGCGGGGCGTCCGCTGCGTGAACCTCTACTGCGCCAGCCGGGCCTCGGGGGTCGACGGCCTGCTCAACTGGGACGCCCACCGGACCCTCAAGCCCGACTACGAGCGGCACGCCCCCATCTTCGACCAGCCCACCGCCGCCCTGCTCTCCGACCTGAAGGCCCGAGGGCTGATGGACGAGACGCTCGTCCTATGGACCACCGAGTTCGGCCGGATGCCCACCCACCAGCAAGGTACCACCGGCCGCGACCACAACCCCGACGGCTTCACCTGCTGGATGATGGGGGCCGGCGTGAAGGGCGGCACCAGCTTCGGCGCCACCGACCCCTTCGGCCGGAGGGCGGAGGTCGACCCCGTCACCGTCTGGGACTTCTACGCCACCGTCCTCCAGCTGCTCGGCTTCGACCACACGAGGCTGACCTACTACCACAACGGCCTCGACCGCCGCCTGACCGACGTCCACGGCAACGTCCTCAAGGCGATCCTCGCCTGA
- a CDS encoding protein-L-isoaspartate(D-aspartate) O-methyltransferase — MRDRLTRPSPLAAVALLVAAALGAAQAGGESKPDDPFATARDRMVRRHLAERGIEDPAVLEAFRTVPRHKFVPESYQRLSYEDESIPIGEGQTITTPYEVAFMTEVLEPKPTDRVYEVGTGSGFQAAILGQIVDEVYSIEIHEPLAKRAAEVIKELGYENIHSRPGDGYLGWPEAAPFDKIIVTCAPEAIPPPLVEQLKEGGRLVIPIGSRFDQKVYVFDKKGGKLEGGAVRPTLFVPMTGKAQREAAERRARGEDEPEPRDP, encoded by the coding sequence ATGCGAGACCGATTGACGAGGCCGAGCCCCCTGGCGGCGGTCGCCCTGCTGGTCGCGGCGGCACTCGGCGCCGCCCAGGCCGGCGGCGAGTCGAAGCCCGACGACCCCTTCGCCACCGCCCGGGACCGGATGGTCCGGCGCCACCTGGCCGAGCGGGGGATCGAGGACCCGGCCGTGCTGGAGGCCTTCCGCACCGTCCCCCGGCACAAGTTCGTCCCCGAGTCGTACCAGAGGCTCTCCTACGAGGACGAGTCGATCCCGATCGGCGAGGGGCAGACGATCACCACGCCGTACGAGGTCGCCTTCATGACGGAGGTCCTCGAGCCGAAGCCGACGGACAGGGTCTACGAGGTGGGCACCGGCTCGGGCTTCCAGGCGGCGATCCTCGGGCAGATCGTCGACGAGGTCTACTCGATCGAGATCCACGAGCCGCTGGCGAAGCGGGCCGCCGAGGTCATCAAGGAACTCGGCTACGAGAACATCCACTCCCGACCCGGCGACGGCTACCTCGGCTGGCCCGAGGCGGCCCCCTTCGACAAGATCATCGTCACCTGCGCCCCGGAGGCGATCCCGCCGCCGCTGGTCGAGCAGCTCAAGGAGGGGGGCCGGCTGGTCATCCCCATCGGCTCCCGGTTCGACCAGAAGGTCTACGTCTTCGACAAGAAGGGCGGCAAACTCGAAGGCGGTGCCGTCCGCCCCACCCTGTTCGTGCCGATGACCGGCAAGGCCCAGCGCGAGGCCGCCGAGCGCCGGGCCAGGGGGGAAGACGAGCCGGAGCCCCGGGACCCGTGA